One stretch of Streptomyces peucetius DNA includes these proteins:
- a CDS encoding urease subunit alpha has translation MDPHEYASVHGPRAGDRVVLGDSGLVVRVESDAQKPGDEFLAGFGKTARDGLHLKAAAVRETCDVVISNVLVIDAVQGIRKVSIGIREGRIHAIGRAGNPDTLDGVDVVVGTGTSIVSGEGLIATAGAVDTHVHLLSPRIMEASLASGVTTVIGQEFGPVWGVGVNSPWALKHAFNAFDAWPVNIGFLARGSSSDPAPLVEALAEGGASGFKVHEDMGAHTRALDTALRVAEEHDVQVALHSDGLNECLSVEDTLRVLDGRTIHAFHIEGCGGGHVPNVLKMAGVPNVIGSSTNPTLPFGRDAVAEHYGMIVSVHDLKTDLPGDAAMARDRIRSGTMGAEDVLHDLGAIGITSSDAQGMGRAGETVRRTFAMAGKMKAELGPMEGDGAHDDNARVLRYIAKLTVNPALAHGLANEIGSIEVGKMADIVLWRPEFFGAKPQLVLKSGFPAYGVVGDPNAATDTCEPLVLGPQFGAYGATPADISVAFVAQAAVDCGSDLMPTRRRRVAVRGTRGIGPRDLLLNSRLGDVSVDGRSGLVTLDGNPIRSEPAESISLNRLYFL, from the coding sequence ATGGACCCGCACGAGTACGCATCCGTGCACGGGCCCCGCGCGGGGGACCGGGTCGTTCTCGGCGACTCCGGGCTCGTCGTCCGGGTCGAGTCCGACGCGCAGAAGCCCGGCGACGAGTTCCTCGCCGGCTTCGGCAAGACCGCACGCGACGGCCTGCACCTCAAGGCCGCCGCCGTCCGGGAGACCTGCGACGTCGTCATCAGCAACGTCCTGGTGATCGACGCCGTGCAGGGCATCCGCAAGGTCTCCATCGGCATCCGGGAAGGCCGTATCCACGCGATCGGCCGGGCCGGCAACCCGGACACCCTCGACGGCGTCGACGTCGTCGTCGGCACCGGCACGTCGATCGTCTCCGGCGAGGGCCTGATCGCCACGGCGGGCGCCGTCGACACCCATGTCCATCTGCTCTCCCCGCGGATCATGGAGGCGTCGCTGGCGTCCGGCGTCACCACCGTCATCGGCCAGGAGTTCGGCCCCGTGTGGGGTGTCGGCGTCAACTCGCCGTGGGCGCTGAAGCACGCCTTCAACGCCTTCGACGCCTGGCCCGTCAACATCGGCTTCCTGGCGCGCGGTTCGTCCTCCGACCCGGCGCCGCTCGTCGAGGCCCTCGCCGAGGGCGGCGCGTCCGGGTTCAAGGTCCACGAGGACATGGGCGCGCACACCCGGGCCCTCGACACCGCGCTGCGGGTCGCCGAGGAGCACGACGTCCAGGTCGCGCTGCACAGCGACGGCCTCAACGAATGCCTGTCCGTCGAGGACACCCTGCGCGTCCTCGACGGCCGGACGATCCACGCCTTCCACATCGAGGGCTGCGGCGGCGGGCACGTGCCGAACGTCCTCAAGATGGCGGGCGTGCCGAACGTCATCGGCTCCTCCACCAATCCCACCCTGCCCTTCGGCCGGGACGCCGTCGCCGAGCACTACGGCATGATCGTCTCCGTCCACGACCTCAAGACCGACCTCCCCGGCGACGCCGCCATGGCCCGCGACCGCATCCGTTCCGGGACGATGGGCGCGGAGGACGTGCTGCACGACCTCGGCGCGATCGGCATCACGTCGTCCGACGCGCAGGGCATGGGACGCGCGGGCGAGACCGTACGGCGCACCTTCGCCATGGCCGGGAAGATGAAGGCCGAGCTCGGCCCCATGGAGGGCGACGGGGCGCACGACGACAACGCACGCGTCCTGCGCTACATCGCCAAGCTGACCGTCAACCCGGCCCTGGCCCACGGCCTCGCGAACGAGATCGGCTCCATCGAGGTCGGCAAGATGGCCGACATCGTGCTGTGGCGGCCCGAGTTCTTCGGCGCGAAGCCGCAGCTGGTGCTGAAGTCCGGTTTCCCCGCGTACGGGGTGGTCGGCGACCCGAACGCGGCGACGGACACCTGCGAACCGCTCGTCCTCGGGCCCCAGTTCGGCGCCTATGGGGCCACGCCGGCCGACATCTCGGTCGCCTTCGTGGCACAGGCGGCGGTGGACTGCGGCTCCGACCTGATGCCGACCCGGCGACGCCGGGTCGCCGTACGCGGCACGCGTGGCATCGGGCCCCGCGACCTGCTGCTCAACTCCCGCCTCGGGGACGTGTCCGTGGACGGCCGCAGCGGCCTGGTCACCCTCGACGGGAACCCGATCCGCTCCGAGCCCGCCGAGTCGATCTCCCTCAACCGCCTCTACTTCCTCTGA
- a CDS encoding agmatine/peptidylarginine deiminase, with product MTFRMPPEWAPHERTWMAWPGPNPTFTDDEELLEARMAWASVARAVRRFEPVTVVAGTGQSGTARELLGPDIDIVERDLDDAWMRDIGPTFVTDGSALAAVDWVFNGWGAADWARWEHDSKIARHVADLAGVPVHPSPLVNEGGAIHVDGEGTVLLTDTVQLGPERNPGWSRAEVEAEIHARLGTKKAIWLPRGLTGDYGMYGTRGHVDIVAAFARPGVVVVHTQPDPAHPDHELGKANVALLSAQTDARGRRLEVVEVPAPTVLVDEDGEWVDYSYINHYICNGGVVLCGFDDPRDEIAAGIFRRLFPERTVTLVDARAIFAGGGGIHCITQQQPKV from the coding sequence ATGACCTTCCGCATGCCCCCCGAGTGGGCCCCGCACGAGCGCACCTGGATGGCCTGGCCCGGTCCCAACCCGACGTTCACCGACGACGAGGAGCTGCTGGAGGCCCGTATGGCCTGGGCGTCGGTTGCCCGCGCGGTGCGGCGCTTCGAGCCGGTGACCGTCGTCGCCGGGACAGGCCAGTCCGGCACCGCCCGCGAGCTCCTCGGCCCGGACATCGACATCGTCGAGCGGGACCTGGACGACGCGTGGATGCGCGACATCGGCCCCACCTTCGTCACCGACGGCTCCGCGCTGGCAGCCGTCGACTGGGTGTTCAACGGCTGGGGCGCGGCGGACTGGGCCCGCTGGGAGCACGACTCGAAGATCGCCCGTCATGTCGCGGACCTCGCGGGCGTCCCCGTCCACCCCTCTCCGCTGGTCAACGAGGGCGGCGCGATCCACGTCGACGGCGAGGGCACCGTCCTGCTGACCGACACCGTCCAGCTCGGCCCTGAGCGCAACCCCGGTTGGAGCCGCGCCGAGGTCGAGGCCGAGATCCACGCCCGGCTCGGCACGAAGAAGGCGATCTGGCTGCCGCGGGGCCTGACCGGCGACTACGGCATGTACGGGACCCGCGGCCACGTCGACATCGTCGCGGCCTTCGCCCGCCCCGGCGTCGTCGTCGTCCACACCCAGCCCGACCCGGCCCACCCCGACCACGAACTGGGCAAGGCCAACGTCGCGCTGCTCTCCGCCCAGACGGACGCCCGGGGGCGCCGCCTGGAGGTCGTCGAGGTCCCCGCCCCCACCGTCCTGGTCGACGAGGACGGCGAATGGGTCGACTACTCGTACATCAACCACTACATCTGCAACGGCGGCGTGGTGCTCTGCGGCTTCGACGACCCCCGGGACGAGATCGCGGCGGGCATCTTCCGGCGGCTCTTCCCGGAGCGGACGGTGACGCTCGTCGACGCGAGGGCGATCTTCGCGGGCGGCGGCGGCATCCACTGCATCACCCAGCAGCAGCCGAAGGTCTGA
- a CDS encoding TetR/AcrR family transcriptional regulator has product MTSSSPAGPRRRHQSAPPRESLLAAAMATIAEHGLDALTMAGLGREVGMSSGHLLYYFGSKDELLLQTLEWSEGRLGAERSALLSRQAPARERLDAYIDLYVPDGPRDPHWTLWLEVWNRSQNADADMRGRQAAIEGAWHRDLVALLAEGISRGEFRPVDPDRFAARLRALLDGFSVHVAVGIPGAGREQVLAHVGEFVSDALLR; this is encoded by the coding sequence GTGACCAGCAGCAGCCCGGCCGGCCCCCGCCGCCGCCACCAGTCCGCACCGCCGCGCGAGAGCCTCCTGGCCGCCGCCATGGCCACCATCGCCGAGCACGGGCTCGACGCGCTGACCATGGCAGGGCTGGGCCGGGAGGTCGGCATGAGCAGCGGGCACCTCCTCTACTACTTCGGCAGCAAGGACGAACTGCTGCTCCAGACCCTGGAGTGGAGCGAGGGCCGCCTCGGTGCGGAGCGGAGCGCGCTGCTCTCCCGGCAGGCGCCGGCCCGTGAACGGCTCGACGCGTACATCGACCTGTACGTCCCCGACGGCCCGCGCGACCCGCACTGGACGCTGTGGCTCGAGGTCTGGAACCGCTCGCAGAACGCGGACGCCGACATGCGCGGCCGCCAGGCCGCGATCGAGGGCGCCTGGCACCGGGACCTGGTGGCGCTCCTGGCCGAGGGCATCTCCCGCGGCGAGTTCCGTCCGGTGGACCCGGACCGGTTCGCCGCGAGGCTGCGGGCGCTGCTGGACGGCTTCAGCGTGCATGTCGCCGTGGGCATACCGGGGGCCGGGCGGGAGCAGGTGCTGGCGCATGTGGGGGAGTTCGTGTCGGACGCGCTGCTGAGGTGA
- the cimA gene encoding citramalate synthase, with the protein MTTNAGAQDQQADDCFHVFDTTLRDGAQREGINLTVADKLTIARHLDDFGVGFIEGGWPGANPRDTEFFARARQEIAFRHAQLVAFGATRRAGARASEDAQVKALLDSGAPVVTLVAKSHDRHVELALRTTLDENLAMVRDTVSYLVEQGRRVFVDCEHFFDGYRANPEYAKAVVRTAHEAGADVVILCDTNGGMLPAQVQAVVSTVLADTGARLGIHAQDDTGCAVANTLAAVDAGATHVQCTANGYGERVGNANLFPVVAALELKYGKKVLPDGALADMTRISHAIAEVVNLTPSTHQPYVGVSAFAHKAGLHASAIKVDPDLYQHIDPELVGNTMRMLVSDMAGRASIELKGKELGIDLGDDRELVGRVVERVKERELQGYTYEAADASFELLLRAEAEGRARRYYRTESWRAIVEDRPDGTHANEATVKLWAKGERIVATAEGNGPVNALDRAMRVGLEKIYPQLAKFELIDYKVRILEGRHGTGSTTRVLITTGDGTGEWATVGVADNIIAASWQALEDAYTYGLLRAGVEPTQ; encoded by the coding sequence ATGACCACCAACGCAGGCGCCCAGGATCAGCAGGCCGACGACTGTTTCCATGTCTTCGACACGACGCTGCGCGACGGCGCCCAGCGTGAGGGCATCAACCTCACGGTCGCGGACAAGCTGACCATCGCCCGACACCTGGACGATTTCGGCGTGGGCTTCATCGAGGGCGGCTGGCCGGGGGCGAACCCGCGGGACACCGAGTTCTTCGCCCGCGCCCGGCAGGAGATCGCCTTCCGGCACGCACAGCTCGTCGCCTTCGGCGCGACCCGCCGCGCGGGCGCCAGGGCGAGCGAGGACGCGCAGGTCAAGGCGCTCCTGGACTCCGGCGCGCCGGTGGTCACGCTGGTCGCCAAGTCGCACGACCGCCATGTCGAGCTCGCCCTGCGCACCACCCTGGACGAGAACCTGGCGATGGTCCGCGACACCGTCTCCTACCTGGTCGAGCAGGGCCGCCGCGTGTTCGTCGACTGCGAGCACTTCTTCGACGGGTACCGCGCGAACCCCGAGTACGCCAAGGCCGTCGTGCGGACCGCGCACGAGGCCGGGGCCGACGTCGTCATCCTGTGCGACACCAACGGCGGGATGCTGCCCGCCCAGGTGCAGGCCGTGGTCTCCACCGTCCTCGCCGACACCGGCGCCCGCCTCGGCATCCACGCGCAGGACGACACCGGCTGCGCCGTGGCCAACACCCTGGCCGCCGTCGACGCCGGCGCCACGCACGTCCAGTGCACGGCCAACGGCTACGGCGAGCGGGTCGGCAACGCCAACCTGTTCCCGGTCGTCGCCGCGCTGGAGCTGAAGTACGGCAAGAAGGTCCTGCCCGACGGCGCGCTCGCGGACATGACCCGCATCTCGCACGCCATCGCCGAGGTCGTCAACCTCACGCCCTCCACGCACCAGCCGTACGTGGGTGTCTCCGCCTTCGCCCACAAGGCCGGACTGCACGCGTCCGCGATCAAGGTCGATCCGGATCTGTACCAGCACATCGACCCCGAGCTCGTCGGAAACACGATGCGGATGCTCGTCTCCGACATGGCCGGCCGCGCCTCGATCGAGCTGAAGGGCAAAGAGCTCGGCATCGACCTCGGCGACGACCGGGAGCTGGTCGGCCGGGTCGTCGAGCGGGTCAAGGAGCGCGAGCTCCAGGGCTACACCTACGAGGCCGCCGACGCGTCCTTCGAGCTGCTGCTGCGCGCGGAGGCGGAGGGCAGGGCACGCCGCTACTACCGCACCGAGTCCTGGCGGGCGATCGTCGAGGACCGCCCCGACGGCACCCACGCCAACGAGGCCACGGTGAAGCTGTGGGCCAAGGGCGAGCGGATCGTCGCGACCGCGGAGGGCAACGGCCCGGTCAACGCCCTGGACCGTGCGATGCGGGTGGGCCTGGAGAAGATCTACCCGCAGCTGGCGAAGTTCGAGCTGATCGACTACAAGGTCCGCATCCTCGAAGGCCGCCACGGCACCGGCTCCACCACCCGCGTGCTCATCACGACCGGCGACGGCACGGGCGAATGGGCCACGGTCGGCGTCGCGGACAACATCATCGCCGCGTCCTGGCAGGCCCTGGAGGACGCGTACACCTACGGTCTGCTGCGCGCCGGCGTCGAACCGACCCAGTAG
- a CDS encoding RICIN domain-containing protein: MAPRPMRTVRILLAGALAAAGLTGLTAGTAQAAGEQIGIWLTTTDDSGGRHVTRGLQQQTPISFQSGNGSGGTVIGVDENTRYQTFSGGGASFTDTAAWLMKGSGALSQATRDETMRKLFSPTDGIGLSFVRNPMGGSDLARFGYTYNDLPAGQSDPTLSKFSIAHDLQDVLPLTRQARQLNPDMTLVASPWTAPAWMKDSGQLNGGWLKAENYGTYADYFVKYLQAWRDQGVPVDYVTAQNEPTCCSGYPSMSWNASGLAYFTKNELLPKLANAGLPAKVLAHDWNWDTYDAYAAQTVDDAEVRSHPNFGGVAWHGYGGDVSKQTDVHHRYPQLDAFQTEHSGGTWIANQQREDMMNIIDYTRHWAKSVTKWSLAVDQNRGPHNGGCGTCDGLITVHNGDSRHGQVDYTIEYYTMGHLTKFVKPGAHRIASTASSTVPNVAWRNPDGSKALIAYNDSASARTMTVNWGGGHYTYSLPGRTSATFTWSGTQSGGSERSGTLVGTGGKCLDVAGGSSADGTAVQLWDCNGSAAQRWTLRSDGSVQALGKCLDVTSGSTADGAKVQLWSCNGSGAQQWRYESGSADLVNVPADKCLDASGHTSANGTRAQIWSCTGAANQKWHLTG; encoded by the coding sequence ATGGCACCACGACCGATGAGAACCGTCCGCATCCTGCTGGCCGGCGCGCTCGCCGCGGCCGGGCTCACCGGCCTGACCGCCGGTACCGCTCAGGCGGCCGGCGAGCAAATCGGCATCTGGCTCACCACGACCGACGACAGCGGTGGCCGCCATGTCACCCGCGGACTCCAGCAGCAGACACCGATCAGCTTCCAGTCCGGGAACGGCAGTGGCGGCACCGTCATCGGCGTCGACGAGAACACCCGCTACCAGACCTTCAGCGGCGGGGGCGCGTCCTTCACCGACACCGCGGCCTGGCTGATGAAGGGCAGCGGCGCGTTGTCGCAGGCCACCCGGGACGAGACGATGCGCAAGCTCTTCTCCCCCACCGACGGCATCGGTCTGTCCTTCGTGCGCAATCCGATGGGCGGCTCGGACCTGGCGCGTTTCGGCTACACGTACAACGATCTGCCGGCCGGGCAGAGCGACCCCACCCTGTCGAAGTTCTCGATCGCGCACGATCTGCAGGACGTGCTTCCGCTGACCCGGCAGGCACGGCAGTTGAACCCCGACATGACGCTGGTCGCCTCACCGTGGACGGCCCCCGCGTGGATGAAGGACAGCGGGCAGCTGAACGGCGGCTGGCTGAAGGCCGAGAACTACGGCACGTACGCCGACTACTTCGTCAAGTACCTCCAGGCGTGGCGTGACCAGGGCGTCCCGGTCGACTACGTCACCGCGCAGAACGAGCCGACGTGCTGCTCCGGCTACCCGTCGATGAGCTGGAACGCCTCCGGGCTCGCGTACTTCACCAAGAACGAACTGCTGCCGAAGCTGGCGAACGCCGGTCTGCCTGCCAAGGTGCTGGCGCACGACTGGAACTGGGACACCTACGACGCGTACGCGGCGCAGACGGTGGACGACGCGGAGGTGCGCAGCCACCCGAACTTCGGGGGCGTCGCCTGGCACGGCTACGGCGGTGACGTCTCGAAGCAGACGGACGTCCACCACCGGTACCCGCAGCTGGACGCCTTCCAGACCGAGCACTCCGGCGGCACCTGGATCGCGAACCAGCAGCGCGAGGACATGATGAACATCATCGACTACACCCGTCACTGGGCGAAGTCGGTGACCAAGTGGTCCCTCGCGGTCGACCAGAACCGGGGCCCGCACAACGGCGGCTGCGGCACCTGCGACGGCCTGATCACCGTCCACAACGGCGACTCACGGCACGGCCAGGTCGACTACACGATCGAGTACTACACGATGGGCCACCTCACGAAGTTCGTGAAGCCCGGCGCGCACCGGATCGCGTCCACCGCGAGCTCCACGGTCCCGAACGTGGCCTGGCGCAACCCCGACGGCTCGAAGGCGCTCATCGCGTACAACGACTCGGCGAGCGCACGGACGATGACCGTCAACTGGGGCGGCGGGCACTACACGTACTCCCTGCCCGGCAGGACGTCGGCCACCTTCACCTGGTCGGGCACCCAGTCGGGCGGCTCTGAGCGGTCCGGCACGCTGGTGGGTACGGGCGGCAAGTGCCTGGACGTGGCGGGCGGTTCGTCCGCCGACGGTACGGCGGTCCAGTTGTGGGACTGCAACGGCTCGGCGGCCCAGCGCTGGACGCTGCGCTCCGACGGCTCGGTGCAGGCGCTCGGCAAGTGCCTGGATGTGACCTCGGGTTCGACGGCGGACGGCGCGAAGGTCCAGCTGTGGAGCTGCAACGGCTCGGGGGCACAGCAGTGGCGGTACGAGTCCGGCAGCGCGGACCTGGTGAACGTCCCGGCCGACAAGTGCCTGGACGCCTCCGGCCACACGTCGGCGAACGGCACCCGGGCCCAGATCTGGTCGTGCACGGGTGCCGCCAACCAGAAGTGGCACCTGACGGGATGA
- a CDS encoding LacI family DNA-binding transcriptional regulator: MRVTIADVAREAGVSKTTVSRVLNTKADVDAGTAARVREVIDTLGYVPSSGAVGLARGRSRTVAMLTPPLTWPWMGEVLQGVVDTVEAAGYGLLLFTCNRGAESVDHFTGQVSARAFDGLLVIEPENTLDTITAMHRRGLPVVLIDDRGHHPEFPSVATTNRAGGASAARHLLTAGRTRPLLVTGPAAFGCVRERTEGFTGVLPTGLVVEGEFTEASGRHAVEQALAAGMSFDSVFAHNDLIAAGALRALRDAGRRVPEDIAVVGFDDIPMARHTAPPLTTVRQPMRQMGETAAGLLLARLAGEPIGDEPVVLPTELVVRGSAPGG; encoded by the coding sequence ATGCGTGTCACCATCGCCGACGTCGCACGTGAGGCGGGGGTCAGCAAGACCACCGTCTCCCGGGTGCTGAACACCAAGGCGGATGTCGACGCCGGTACGGCGGCGCGTGTTCGCGAAGTGATCGACACCCTCGGCTATGTGCCCAGCTCCGGCGCGGTCGGCCTGGCCCGTGGACGCAGCCGTACGGTCGCGATGCTGACACCGCCGCTCACCTGGCCGTGGATGGGTGAGGTGCTCCAGGGGGTGGTGGACACCGTCGAGGCGGCCGGATACGGGCTGCTGCTGTTCACCTGCAACCGGGGCGCCGAGTCCGTGGACCACTTCACCGGTCAGGTCTCCGCCCGGGCGTTCGACGGCTTGCTGGTCATCGAACCGGAGAACACCCTCGACACGATCACGGCGATGCACCGGCGCGGACTGCCCGTGGTCCTCATCGACGACCGCGGGCACCACCCCGAGTTCCCGTCCGTCGCCACCACCAACCGGGCGGGCGGGGCGTCGGCCGCCCGTCATCTGCTCACCGCCGGACGCACCCGGCCCCTCCTCGTCACCGGACCGGCCGCCTTCGGGTGCGTACGGGAGCGGACCGAGGGATTCACGGGTGTCCTGCCCACCGGCCTCGTCGTCGAGGGCGAGTTCACGGAGGCGTCCGGCCGGCACGCCGTCGAGCAGGCGCTGGCGGCCGGCATGTCCTTCGACTCCGTCTTCGCGCACAACGACCTCATCGCGGCAGGTGCGCTGCGGGCCCTGCGCGACGCGGGCCGCCGCGTCCCGGAGGACATCGCCGTCGTCGGCTTCGACGACATTCCCATGGCCCGGCACACCGCACCCCCGCTGACCACGGTGCGCCAGCCGATGCGGCAGATGGGCGAGACGGCGGCGGGGCTGCTGCTCGCCCGGCTCGCGGGGGAGCCGATCGGGGACGAGCCGGTCGTGCTGCCCACCGAACTCGTCGTCCGCGGCTCCGCGCCGGGCGGCTGA
- a CDS encoding glycoside hydrolase family 3 N-terminal domain-containing protein — protein MPGTRRPRPRPGPRRAGTALVAATAVLGSLLAGALPSAAAADEPAPVPVDRFEGEVPFADPPADGIFTWGSDADDPPTLRIQEREDAPEGGKALEGSYDISGWGGLSHEFAVDEPPRDWTAHKGIRFWWYGQNTAPLPPGSGRRVNFEIKDGGTSGGASELWTTSFTDDWEGWHLVEIPFSDFVYRADYQPVGGIDQILGLNEMWGWALTLPTGAPGTFAMDGMELYGRADPALKAKVVTGAAVHPVDEGGTAQVEIAVATTGSGPIDEPVTVGYATDGGSAEPGEDYEPVTGSVTFPAGTASGTSRTVSVATKKDRAAESAETIPLTLTVTGAKAPAETPQVVVNAHGLPYQNPRLPVKKRVADLLSRMTLAEKAGQMTQAERNALRSQGDIASYDLGSLLSGGGSVPAPNAPEAWAKMVDAYQLRAQATRFQIPLIYGVDAVHGHNNVIGSTIMPHNIGIGAGRDPELARRTGRVTAKEVRATGIPWDFAPCLCVTRDERWGRSYEAFGEDPALVAAMETVIQGMQGARNGKDLDRNDKVLTSAKHFVGDGGTEFGSSTTGSYTIDQGVTRVTREELEAVHLAPFAEAVKRGTGTVMPSYSSLDIIGDGAGPVKMHAHAEMINGVLKDRMGFDGFVVSDWQAIDQIPGDYPSDVRTSVNAGLDMIMVPTNYQEFTRTLQDEARAGRISEARIDDAVSRILTQKFKLGLFEQPYADTTHLDEIGSAEHRAVAREAVAKSQVLLKNDGAVLPLKKSQKVYVAGSNADDLGNQAGGWTISWQGSSGAITTGTTILEGMRKAAPDATIDYSKDASAATDGYDVGVVVVGETPYAEGLGDVGNGHDLELTAADKAAVDTVCAVMECAVLVVSGRPQLLGDRLAGIDALVASWLPGTEGDGVADVLYGKRPFTGRLPVTWPKSEAQLPVNVGDAEYDPQFPYGWGLTTLQHIPGGGERTLKALALAAKILQATGQGRSEQAEKVVGTARLIVQQKIGQDIAQASAKPFAEADHLLLTGRPSDAVAKLTAAHRAG, from the coding sequence ATGCCAGGAACCCGCCGGCCGAGACCACGGCCCGGACCGCGTCGGGCCGGTACGGCGCTGGTCGCAGCCACCGCCGTACTCGGGTCACTGCTCGCCGGAGCGCTGCCGAGCGCGGCCGCCGCCGACGAGCCCGCGCCCGTCCCCGTCGACCGGTTCGAGGGAGAGGTGCCCTTCGCCGACCCGCCGGCGGACGGCATCTTCACCTGGGGCAGCGACGCCGACGACCCGCCCACCCTGCGGATCCAGGAACGGGAGGATGCCCCCGAGGGCGGCAAGGCCCTCGAAGGCAGCTACGACATCAGCGGCTGGGGCGGCCTCAGCCACGAGTTCGCCGTCGACGAGCCACCCAGGGACTGGACCGCCCACAAGGGCATCCGCTTCTGGTGGTACGGCCAGAACACCGCGCCGCTGCCGCCCGGTTCGGGCAGGCGCGTCAACTTCGAGATCAAGGACGGCGGCACGTCCGGCGGCGCGTCCGAGCTGTGGACGACGTCCTTCACCGACGACTGGGAGGGCTGGCACCTCGTCGAGATCCCGTTCTCCGACTTCGTCTACCGCGCCGACTACCAGCCGGTCGGCGGCATCGACCAGATCCTCGGCCTGAACGAGATGTGGGGCTGGGCGCTCACCCTGCCGACCGGCGCCCCCGGCACCTTCGCCATGGACGGCATGGAGCTGTACGGCAGGGCCGACCCCGCGCTCAAGGCCAAGGTCGTCACCGGCGCCGCCGTCCACCCGGTCGACGAGGGCGGCACCGCGCAGGTGGAGATCGCCGTCGCCACCACCGGATCCGGCCCCATCGACGAGCCCGTCACCGTCGGCTACGCGACGGACGGCGGCAGCGCCGAACCCGGCGAGGACTACGAACCGGTCACCGGCTCCGTCACCTTCCCGGCCGGTACCGCCTCCGGCACCTCCCGCACGGTCTCTGTCGCCACGAAGAAGGACCGGGCCGCCGAGTCCGCCGAGACGATCCCGCTCACCCTGACCGTCACCGGCGCCAAGGCACCCGCGGAGACGCCGCAGGTCGTCGTGAACGCCCACGGCCTGCCGTACCAGAACCCCAGGCTGCCGGTGAAGAAGCGCGTCGCCGACCTGCTCTCCCGGATGACCCTCGCCGAGAAGGCCGGCCAGATGACGCAGGCCGAGCGCAACGCGCTCAGGTCGCAGGGCGACATCGCCTCCTACGACCTCGGCTCCCTGCTGTCCGGCGGCGGCTCCGTGCCCGCCCCGAACGCGCCAGAGGCGTGGGCGAAGATGGTCGACGCCTACCAACTGCGGGCGCAGGCCACCCGGTTCCAGATCCCGCTGATCTACGGCGTGGACGCCGTCCACGGCCACAACAACGTCATCGGCTCGACGATCATGCCGCACAACATCGGCATCGGCGCCGGACGCGACCCGGAGCTCGCCCGGCGGACCGGCCGGGTCACCGCCAAGGAGGTGCGGGCCACCGGCATTCCGTGGGACTTCGCGCCCTGCCTGTGCGTGACCCGCGACGAGCGCTGGGGCCGCTCCTACGAGGCGTTCGGCGAGGACCCGGCCCTGGTGGCCGCCATGGAGACGGTGATCCAGGGCATGCAGGGCGCCCGCAACGGCAAGGACCTGGACCGCAACGACAAGGTGCTGACCAGCGCCAAGCACTTCGTCGGCGACGGCGGCACGGAGTTCGGCTCGTCGACGACCGGGTCGTACACGATCGACCAGGGCGTCACCAGGGTCACCCGCGAGGAGCTGGAGGCCGTGCATCTCGCGCCGTTCGCGGAGGCCGTCAAGCGCGGCACCGGCACCGTCATGCCCTCCTATTCGTCGCTCGACATCATCGGTGACGGCGCGGGCCCGGTGAAGATGCACGCCCACGCCGAGATGATCAACGGTGTCCTCAAGGACCGCATGGGCTTCGACGGCTTCGTCGTCAGCGACTGGCAGGCCATCGACCAGATCCCCGGCGACTACCCGAGCGACGTGCGCACCTCCGTCAACGCCGGTCTCGACATGATCATGGTCCCGACGAACTATCAGGAGTTCACCAGGACGCTGCAGGACGAGGCCCGGGCCGGGCGCATCAGCGAGGCGCGGATCGACGACGCGGTCTCCCGCATCCTGACCCAGAAGTTCAAGCTGGGCCTCTTCGAGCAGCCCTACGCCGACACCACCCACCTCGACGAGATCGGCTCCGCCGAGCACCGGGCGGTGGCCCGCGAGGCCGTTGCCAAGTCCCAGGTGCTGCTGAAGAACGACGGCGCCGTGCTGCCGCTGAAGAAGTCGCAGAAGGTGTACGTCGCCGGGTCCAACGCCGACGACCTCGGCAACCAGGCCGGCGGCTGGACCATCAGCTGGCAGGGCTCCTCCGGCGCGATCACCACCGGCACCACGATCCTCGAAGGCATGAGGAAGGCCGCGCCCGACGCCACGATCGACTACTCGAAGGACGCCTCCGCCGCCACCGACGGCTACGACGTCGGCGTGGTGGTCGTCGGCGAGACCCCGTACGCCGAGGGTTTGGGCGATGTCGGCAACGGCCACGACCTGGAGCTGACCGCCGCGGACAAGGCAGCCGTCGACACGGTGTGCGCGGTGATGGAGTGCGCCGTCCTGGTCGTCTCCGGCCGGCCGCAGCTGCTCGGCGACCGGCTCGCCGGAATCGACGCGCTCGTCGCGTCGTGGCTGCCGGGCACCGAGGGCGACGGCGTCGCGGACGTCCTCTACGGCAAGCGTCCCTTCACCGGCCGGCTCCCGGTGACCTGGCCGAAGTCCGAGGCACAGCTGCCGGTCAATGTCGGCGACGCCGAGTACGACCCGCAGTTCCCCTACGGCTGGGGCCTGACCACGCTGCAGCACATCCCCGGCGGCGGTGAACGGACCCTCAAGGCGCTCGCCCTCGCGGCGAAGATCCTCCAGGCGACCGGTCAGGGCCGTTCCGAGCAGGCCGAAAAGGTGGTCGGCACGGCACGGCTGATCGTCCAGCAGAAGATCGGCCAGGACATCGCCCAGGCCTCGGCGAAGCCCTTCGCCGAGGCGGACCACCTGCTGCTCACCGGCAGGCCCTCGGACGCGGTCGCCAAGCTGACCGCCGCCCACCGAGCGGGCTGA